The Prunus dulcis chromosome 5, ALMONDv2, whole genome shotgun sequence genomic sequence TCATTCTAAGCCACTCATCTATGCAATTAGCATGGAAATAATGGCTGCATTCTGGTATGGTCCTTAGTGTTTCTTTGGGCTGGTACTCAGACAAACATATTGGGCAAGTGCTGTCATTGAGTTTTGGCAATTCCCAGCTCTCACCAAGTTGAATCTCGGGATATGATTCGATGGTCGGATCATCAAGGCCAATTCTGACTGTCGAAGGTTGTCGATCGGGTATGGATAACACTTGTGTGATGGTGGGCTGGTGAACCTGACCAGGAACCCTTGTCTTGTTACAAACATAAACTGCAAGCCCTATGATGCACAGTAGCCCTGGAATTCCCACGCCTATCACTATGCCATACCTTGCAGCTCTTGGCAGACTTGAAAAGCCTGAAATCACAATAATTTCCATTAGTTCAGGATAAGTAAGACAATATTTAGAATATGATGATTGACATTTATATATCATAGAGGAGTTTATATGTATCTATGGATATGAATATCTTATCTGGAATTTGTTGATCCGAACCGTTATCTTTTTAAATTCTCCTTCAAAGACCAACCATGCAAAAACTACTTCACAATAAATTTAGCTATTTGATTACCATCAACACTGTTTCAgcttgctttcttttcttttctttttcttttttttttaaatttaattttacttcTGCGATCCACCGTGTACTcaagattttaaattttaaactcTTAAAATTTGGGCAGCAACTCAAAACTCGACTTAAATCCTATGATCGTGGATGTGATTGTACACACTAAACTAATCAAGCTTATATCAGGGATGGaattaaaaatggaaaaaataattatcaaaagTGGTCGTCACCGAAGCACCATGTTTGTTGCAGGCTAGAAAATAATAGTCAGTCGAGCAtccaaataagaaaatgaatatgACATTATAAAACTCACATACCGGAAGAAGTTGTAGTACCATTTTCCCACCCACAAACACGACCTCTAGCTTTACAAGAATCACAATTAGGCACGTACCAAGTCAACTGAGCACCAAAGTTAAGATACTCcgaattaaataaaaatggaacCAAAGCTGTCGAAATTTTAGAGCAACCAGCCGGCAAAAGTTTCGGAACCGGCCGAAAAAGTATCGGATCCGGCTGCAAAAGCGAACTGGTTTGTACAACGTATATGACCTTGTAGTGGTACTTGGTGAGGCAAGGGATTACGGGTGCTGAATTCCATGGCCAAAATGCTTTTTTGGACGAGCAGCCAACGAACGTGTAGTTTTCAGGGGCGTTTGCGTATGAAAAGGGTGAATTTTTAAGATTGATGTCATGGTGGAGGAACCTTCTTAGGAGGCAGTTATCGGGGTCATTGATCGTTAGGGTTTGGTCCATATAGCCGATGCTTTGGACGATGAAGTCCCCGGAAGAGGATGGCAGAGTGAGAatggtttggtttttgttgttgcacGAGAGATTAAACCCTGGGTACCCACAACTTGAGGCTTGGTGGTCTCTAAGCAGGAAAGGGAATCGAACCAATGGGCCGTCGGCAGTGCATGTCGATCCACCGCAGGTGGTAGTGCTTGCTACTACaagaggaaagaagaagaagaaggtgaagATTTCTAAGGTAGCCATACGATATGAGTGAGCCATACGCAGCGAGAAGTTTACTATTAATATTTGACTGGCCTATGTGACTGTGACAATAAAGGCAATAGACCAGATTAAGTTACATCGCTTTCTATGAATTATTCAAAGGCACATACCCAAAGGAAATTACTCAGAAGGCACGTACCAATTGTAAGGCATATTAAACATTCATGGCGCCATCACTGAAAACATATGACAATTCCATATTCATACGCGTATATATACAGTCAAATGGCAGTCACAAACAAATTGATTTTATAATTGCATGCGAAAGAATGACAAGAAACTGGAAAATTATATTGACTTTCGAAATGATGCTTACGAAAAACCaattttggtgaaaaaaaaGTTTTCCAGAACCTACCTCGCGCTTGGGGTCGTCGTAAGGTTTTTGACCAGGATATGTTACCCAAAAACAAATGATTGAAAGAGGCGTACCAATTGCAagacaaattaattaaattcataTCACCATCACCGAAAACATATTATCATGTACAAGTCAAATGGAAATTCCATATCTCATACCTTGCCTATATGAAATAATAGCAAAAATGTGTTTTCAAAAGTCCCTCCTCCAACCAAAACAAGCCCGTTCTGCCTAACAACTGATTAAGACCATGAAATCTGCTCCAAGATGTTATAGTAAATGTGGCACCCTAAGTACTTTCCTTTTGAGAGAGACGGAGAGAGCTTATAGCTAGACTACTCATGACGTGAAGAAGGTGTAACCAAAAAGTTCTTTTCCTCGTGATGAAGGAATTGAGAAGAATTCCGACTTTGATAAAGAAAACATACTTTTATGGAGAATCACCACTCGTGGGCTCATGTGGTATGATTCTAGATAAACCAATAATCACTTTTATAGAGAATACTTCTCCATACATAATCACTTTAAAATCACCTTACAGTGATTCTCCATAAATAACCTTCTCCTTAATTAGCGCCAAAccaccaaatccaaatcctttGATCAGGTTATTGCTTaccaaaatccaatttttgtgcaaaaaaaaaaaaaaaaacttagaaaCTATATTGCTTGGGGACGTGATATATAGTGTGATATAGAGTTGCATGATAATGGAACTGGTGAGTTCAAATACCAGAGTAAGAATTCCAAACCACTCCACAAGTTTAAAACAGGTAATATTATTCCACATATATTGCTTCATATTCTCATTACATTTACCCCTTCATTAGACAAATTATTCATTTATTCCATTGTCTGTTGAAGCATTACCCCTTCCATCAAATCTTCACTTAACCCTGTAATATATTCAAGAaaccaaaatcagaaattagttcttttcatttataacattAGCATCATGATATGAAAGTAGAGATAGAATTTAGAGCAGAAATGGTTAATTACTGGGAACAATCGGTGCCGCTATCGATGGGTGGAAGTGTGACCGATAGGCCACAAGTTTTGGGAAGAGAAGAAATCTTAGAGAAATTATCAACAGGTGCCCCCATCAAAATTGCTGCAGCCTTGACGCAGTCACATATATCTTGTTGGCCTCCCTTGGCGTTTGTATACTGTGTGAGGCCCAGGACACCATCACAGCAAACCTTGGCTGGATTCACCTCACCTTGAAGTATGTAGGGAAGGCAAGGGGTCAAGTGGTCGAGGATGATGTCGCAGTAGGGAGATTGAGGATCAGCACCCATGGCGGCCCCAGAAACCATTGAGATGATCACAACAGCTATGATCTTTGTGATCGGATGCATCATGTTTGGCCTTATAATAGACTTTGATGTAGAGAACTTCAAGGTATTTGTATGATCTATATGTGTTGCTAAGGGACAAGctcatatatatacacatgttGATGTAAGAATTTCATGTTCCATATGTTAAGACTTGAAAGTTACAGATATGCAGGAAAATGCATTTTTCATGTGCAGGCTGTTGCATCTGTCACACAAGTGAAAAGAAAGTGATAACAATTGGGCTCTTGCTTTAAAGATTATTGCCCGGTTTTGATTCTTGATCAAGTTGacattttctaaatttgtataaaatgtTTAGATTATCGttcataccaaaaaaaatattaaatatttgtgtTCTTACGAACATCAATATTTACACACATAATTTTGGTTGATGTACAAGGCCTTTTCTTTgttatatacacacacaaacaaatattattgTATATACAAGGCCTTTTCTTTGGTCTCGCCCCAGGCCTCACTCTTATGCGGTCCTATTTTCTCCACTTACGctcccttttgctttttaatactttttaatcaattttgttctttatcTTTCCTATTCTATCCTTACCCTacacattaatttgttttttacttcacttttatattatttctttttctttatacttaattttctaacttacactccattttagtattaaagggaaaaaca encodes the following:
- the LOC117628262 gene encoding RING-H2 finger protein ATL20-like, translating into MDQTLTINDPDNCLLRRFLHHDINLKNSPFSYANAPENYTFVGCSSKKAFWPWNSAPVIPCLTKYHYKVIYVVQTSSLLQPDPILFRPVPKLLPAGCSKISTALVPFLFNSEYLNFGAQLTWYVPNCDSCKARGRVCGWENGTTTSSGFSSLPRAARYGIVIGVGIPGLLCIIGLAVYVCNKTRVPGQVHQPTITQVLSIPDRQPSTVRIGLDDPTIESYPEIQLGESWELPKLNDSTCPICLSEYQPKETLRTIPECSHYFHANCIDEWLRMNATCPVCRNPQKR
- the LOC117629041 gene encoding non-specific lipid-transfer protein A-like, whose amino-acid sequence is MMHPITKIIAVVIISMVSGAAMGADPQSPYCDIILDHLTPCLPYILQGEVNPAKVCCDGVLGLTQYTNAKGGQQDICDCVKAAAILMGAPVDNFSKISSLPKTCGLSVTLPPIDSGTDCSQVK